In one Pseudomonas tensinigenes genomic region, the following are encoded:
- a CDS encoding DUF6124 family protein, whose translation MIKDTPNPPETNSVSPYESSDSKKLHEAAEKALDHYLKPKPDPRNSVDRGMQMFMIAPDLNPEAVAIQTYETFSSVSILLLDLADSLENKPRHLAMAIYQLSEMGLLLAEKALDNERAIAVT comes from the coding sequence ATGATCAAAGACACTCCAAATCCCCCCGAAACCAACTCGGTTTCCCCCTATGAATCCAGCGATTCGAAAAAGCTCCACGAGGCCGCCGAAAAAGCCCTCGACCACTACCTCAAACCCAAACCCGACCCGCGCAACTCCGTGGATCGCGGCATGCAGATGTTCATGATCGCGCCCGACCTCAACCCCGAAGCAGTGGCCATTCAGACCTACGAAACGTTTTCTTCGGTGAGCATTCTGCTGCTCGACCTGGCCGACAGCCTTGAAAACAAGCCGCGACACCTGGCGATGGCGATCTATCAATTGAGCGAGATGGGTTTGTTGCTGGCGGAGAAGGCGCTGGATAACGAGCGGGCGATTGCCGTTACCTGA
- a CDS encoding PilZ domain-containing protein, which yields MFTDRRIERHQLPYFLRVFNSVTNKPIGFLGNVSEDGLMLISQLPMMVGVDFHLRLQIPCGEGCQQIIDLAACCLWCHEDATPLHYDAGFSLQQPPPEYGQLVEALRQYFSFQPLPASA from the coding sequence ATGTTTACCGACCGCCGGATTGAACGGCATCAGCTGCCGTATTTCCTCAGAGTGTTCAACAGCGTCACCAACAAACCCATCGGTTTTCTGGGCAACGTGTCCGAAGACGGGCTGATGCTGATCAGCCAGTTGCCGATGATGGTGGGCGTGGACTTCCATTTGCGGCTGCAAATCCCTTGCGGCGAGGGTTGCCAACAGATAATCGATCTGGCCGCGTGTTGCCTGTGGTGCCACGAAGACGCGACCCCGCTGCACTACGACGCCGGTTTCAGCCTGCAACAACCACCGCCGGAATACGGGCAATTGGTTGAGGCGTTGCGCCAGTACTTCAGTTTTCAGCCATTGCCGGCCTCGGCCTGA
- a CDS encoding enoyl-CoA hydratase-related protein: MTEAILLERERGLLTLRLNRPEKKNALTRAMYSRLAEALKQADNDSEINAVLITGSAECFTAGNDIADFIQQPPSDLDSPVFHFMLNLLECRKPVIAAVAGAAVGIGTTLLLHCDLVYVARDARLRMPFVNLGLCPEFGSSLILPRLLGQAKAAELLLLGEGFSGEQAAQWGIATEALGSGDAALSKAREMALRFDELPAEAVRISKQLMKAPDRELIRRVIEGEGVLFTQRLRSPEALAALSGFIKRH; the protein is encoded by the coding sequence ATGACCGAAGCCATCCTGCTGGAGCGCGAACGCGGTTTACTGACCCTGCGCCTCAACCGCCCGGAGAAGAAAAACGCCCTGACCCGCGCCATGTACAGCCGCCTCGCCGAGGCGTTGAAACAGGCTGACAACGACTCTGAAATCAACGCCGTGCTGATCACTGGCAGCGCTGAATGCTTCACGGCCGGCAACGACATCGCGGACTTCATTCAGCAGCCGCCGAGCGACCTCGACAGCCCGGTGTTTCACTTCATGCTCAATTTGCTGGAGTGCCGCAAACCGGTGATCGCTGCCGTGGCCGGTGCAGCGGTGGGCATTGGCACGACATTGCTGCTGCACTGTGATCTGGTTTACGTGGCCCGCGATGCGCGCTTGCGCATGCCGTTCGTCAATCTCGGTTTATGCCCGGAGTTTGGCTCCAGCCTGATCCTGCCGCGTTTGCTTGGGCAAGCCAAAGCGGCAGAGTTGTTGTTGCTCGGCGAAGGATTCAGCGGTGAACAGGCTGCGCAGTGGGGAATTGCGACCGAAGCGTTGGGTAGCGGCGATGCGGCGTTAAGCAAGGCGCGGGAAATGGCGCTGCGTTTCGACGAATTGCCGGCCGAAGCGGTGCGTATCAGCAAGCAATTGATGAAGGCGCCGGATCGTGAGTTGATCCGTAGGGTGATCGAAGGGGAGGGCGTGCTGTTCACCCAACGGCTGCGCTCGCCGGAAGCATTGGCGGCGTTGAGCGGATTTATCAAGCGGCATTGA
- the pyk gene encoding pyruvate kinase translates to MSVRRTKIVATLGPASNSPEVLEQLILAGLDVARLNFSHGTPDEHKARAKLVRDLAAKHGRFVALLGDLQGPKIRIAKFANKKIELKIGDQFTFSTSHPLTEGNQQVVGIDYPDLVKDCGVGDELLLDDGRVVMRVDTATATELHCTVTIGGPLSDHKGINRRGGGLTAPALTEKDKADIKLAAEMEVDYLAVSFPRDAADMEYARQLRDEAGGTAWLVAKIERAEAVADDETLDGLIKASDAVMVARGDLGVEIGDAELVGIQKKIILHARRHNKAVIVATQMMESMIQNPMPTRAEVSDVANAVLDYTDAVMLSAESAAGLYPLEAVQAMARICVGAEKHPTGKTSSHRIGKEFTRCDESIALATMYTANHFPGVKAIIALTESGYTPLIMSRIRSSVPIYAFSPHRETQARAAMFRGVYTVPFDPASLEPHEVSQKAIDELVKRGVVEKGDWVILTKGDSYHTTGGTNGMKILHVGDPQV, encoded by the coding sequence ATGTCCGTCCGTCGTACCAAAATCGTCGCTACCCTTGGCCCGGCCAGTAACTCGCCGGAAGTTCTCGAACAGCTGATTCTGGCTGGTCTGGACGTTGCCCGTCTGAACTTCTCCCACGGCACCCCCGACGAGCACAAGGCTCGCGCGAAGCTGGTGCGTGACCTCGCTGCCAAGCACGGCCGCTTCGTCGCCCTGCTCGGTGACCTGCAAGGCCCGAAAATCCGTATCGCCAAATTCGCCAACAAGAAGATCGAGCTGAAGATCGGTGATCAATTCACCTTCTCCACCAGCCATCCGTTGACCGAAGGCAACCAGCAAGTGGTCGGCATCGACTACCCGGATCTGGTCAAAGACTGCGGCGTAGGCGACGAGCTGCTGCTCGACGACGGCCGCGTGGTGATGCGCGTTGATACCGCCACCGCAACAGAATTGCATTGCACCGTGACCATCGGCGGCCCGCTGTCCGACCACAAAGGCATCAACCGTCGCGGTGGCGGCCTGACCGCACCGGCCCTGACTGAAAAAGACAAGGCCGACATCAAGCTCGCCGCTGAAATGGAAGTCGACTACCTCGCGGTGTCCTTCCCGCGTGACGCTGCCGACATGGAATACGCCCGTCAACTGCGCGACGAAGCCGGCGGCACTGCCTGGCTGGTGGCGAAGATCGAACGCGCCGAAGCCGTGGCCGACGACGAAACCCTCGACGGTCTGATCAAGGCCTCCGATGCGGTGATGGTTGCCCGTGGTGACTTGGGCGTGGAAATCGGCGACGCCGAGCTGGTGGGCATTCAGAAGAAAATCATTCTGCACGCACGCCGCCACAACAAGGCTGTGATCGTCGCGACCCAGATGATGGAGTCGATGATCCAGAACCCGATGCCGACCCGCGCCGAAGTGTCCGACGTGGCCAACGCCGTGCTCGACTACACCGACGCCGTGATGTTGTCGGCTGAATCCGCTGCCGGGCTGTACCCGCTGGAAGCGGTTCAAGCGATGGCGCGCATCTGCGTCGGCGCTGAAAAACACCCGACCGGTAAAACCTCCAGCCACCGCATCGGCAAGGAATTCACCCGCTGCGACGAAAGCATCGCGCTGGCGACCATGTACACCGCCAACCACTTCCCGGGCGTCAAAGCGATCATCGCCCTGACCGAAAGTGGCTACACCCCGCTGATCATGTCGCGTATCCGTTCCTCGGTGCCGATCTACGCGTTCTCGCCGCACCGCGAAACGCAGGCGCGTGCAGCGATGTTCCGTGGCGTGTACACCGTACCGTTCGATCCGGCCTCGCTGGAACCGCATGAAGTCAGCCAGAAGGCGATTGACGAGCTGGTCAAGCGCGGCGTTGTGGAAAAAGGCGACTGGGTCATCCTGACCAAGGGCGACAGCTACCACACCACCGGCGGCACCAACGGCATGAAGATCCTGCACGTGGGCGACCCGCAGGTCTGA
- a CDS encoding fumarate hydratase, protein MTVIKQDDLIQSVADALQFISYYHPVDFIQAMHEAYLREESPAARDSMAQILINSRMCATGHRPICQDTGIVTVFVRVGMDVRWDGATMGLDDMINEGVRRAYNLPENVLRASILADPAGARKNTKDNTPAVIHYSIVPGNTVEVDVAAKGGGSENKSKMAMLNPSDSIVDWVLKTVPTMGAGWCPPGMLGIGIGGTAEKAAVMAKEVLMESIDIHELKARGPQNRIEEMRLELFEKVNQLGIGAQGLGGLTTVLDVKIMDYPTHAASLPVCMIPNCAATRHAHFVLDGSGPASLEAPPLDAYPEIVWEAGPSARRVNLDTLTPEDVQSWKPGETVLLNGKMLTGRDAAHKRMVEMLNKGETLPVDLKGRFIYYVGPVDPVGDEVVGPAGPTTATRMDKFTRQILEQTGLLGMIGKSERGPTAIEAIKDNKAVYLMAVGGAAYLVAQAIKKSKVLAFAELGMEAIYEFEVKDMPVTVAVDSKGESVHITGPAIWQQKISESLAVEVQ, encoded by the coding sequence ATGACCGTGATCAAGCAAGACGACCTGATTCAGAGCGTTGCCGACGCCCTGCAGTTCATTTCCTATTACCACCCCGTGGATTTCATCCAGGCGATGCACGAAGCCTACCTGCGCGAAGAATCGCCAGCGGCCCGTGACTCGATGGCGCAGATCCTGATCAACTCGCGCATGTGCGCCACCGGCCATCGCCCGATCTGCCAGGACACCGGTATCGTTACCGTGTTCGTGCGCGTCGGCATGGACGTACGTTGGGATGGCGCCACCATGGGCCTGGACGACATGATCAACGAAGGCGTGCGTCGCGCCTACAACCTGCCGGAAAACGTCCTGCGTGCCTCGATCCTCGCCGACCCGGCGGGTGCTCGGAAAAACACCAAGGACAACACCCCTGCCGTGATTCACTACTCCATCGTTCCGGGCAACACCGTGGAAGTGGACGTGGCGGCCAAGGGCGGCGGTTCCGAGAACAAGTCGAAAATGGCCATGCTCAACCCGTCCGACTCGATCGTTGACTGGGTGCTGAAGACCGTTCCGACCATGGGCGCCGGCTGGTGCCCACCGGGCATGCTCGGCATCGGCATCGGCGGCACCGCCGAGAAAGCCGCGGTCATGGCCAAGGAAGTGTTGATGGAATCCATCGACATTCACGAGCTGAAAGCCCGTGGCCCGCAGAACCGCATCGAAGAAATGCGTCTGGAGCTGTTCGAGAAGGTCAACCAGTTGGGCATCGGCGCCCAGGGCCTCGGTGGCCTGACCACCGTGCTCGACGTAAAAATCATGGACTACCCGACTCACGCAGCCTCGCTGCCGGTGTGCATGATCCCGAACTGCGCCGCCACCCGTCACGCGCACTTTGTGCTCGACGGTTCCGGCCCGGCTTCGCTGGAAGCACCACCGCTGGACGCCTACCCGGAAATCGTCTGGGAAGCCGGCCCGTCGGCCCGTCGCGTCAACCTCGACACCCTGACCCCGGAAGACGTGCAGAGCTGGAAGCCGGGCGAAACCGTCCTGCTCAACGGCAAAATGCTCACCGGTCGCGACGCGGCGCACAAGCGCATGGTCGAGATGCTCAACAAGGGTGAAACCCTGCCGGTCGACCTCAAGGGTCGCTTCATCTACTACGTCGGCCCGGTTGATCCGGTCGGTGACGAAGTGGTTGGCCCGGCTGGCCCGACCACCGCGACGCGGATGGACAAGTTCACCCGGCAGATCCTTGAGCAGACCGGCCTGTTGGGCATGATCGGCAAATCCGAGCGCGGCCCGACCGCAATCGAAGCGATCAAGGACAACAAAGCCGTGTACTTGATGGCTGTCGGCGGCGCTGCCTACCTGGTTGCTCAGGCAATCAAGAAGTCGAAAGTGCTGGCATTTGCCGAACTGGGCATGGAAGCGATCTACGAGTTCGAAGTCAAAGACATGCCGGTCACCGTTGCGGTGGACAGCAAAGGTGAGTCGGTGCACATCACCGGTCCGGCGATCTGGCAACAGAAGATCAGCGAAAGCCTGGCGGTAGAAGTGCAGTAA
- a CDS encoding GGDEF domain-containing protein, whose product MTHNAIQRLLLKRFALAAATYGLALLLLWLAFFAGHYGQSLSSVAIGSALVVISQATLFAMFWSGRNQRFADPSLTEVQVLLGLGWQTWLIAHLDEARGAFLVFYVLILLFGLFHLSRRAFIRCTLLVFFSFCAITLWDGYHFLLADPALAALQVCILAMVLAWLVLYARFVQVSRQRQRQRRFALQAHQDTLRGMMRQLEDLVATDELTGLFNRRHFLRLASRELNAMDNDVVHGLALIDLDHFKRINDLHGHAAGDQVLQAFAGVAQACLRDGDVLARYGGEEFVVLLPDCNAERLTACCERLRIAFTDVELVGLSVRNLSLSAGMTLLELGDDLDDALQRADQALYRAKRDGRNRCAAAWENVDA is encoded by the coding sequence TTGACCCATAACGCCATTCAACGTCTTTTGCTTAAACGTTTCGCCCTTGCTGCGGCCACCTACGGATTGGCTTTGCTGCTGCTGTGGCTGGCGTTTTTCGCCGGTCATTACGGCCAGTCCCTGAGTTCCGTGGCCATCGGCAGCGCGCTGGTGGTAATCAGTCAGGCGACGCTGTTCGCAATGTTCTGGAGCGGGCGCAACCAACGCTTTGCCGACCCCAGCCTGACCGAAGTGCAAGTGCTGCTCGGACTGGGCTGGCAGACCTGGCTGATCGCGCATCTGGATGAAGCGCGTGGCGCCTTTCTGGTGTTCTACGTACTGATTCTGCTGTTCGGCCTGTTCCATCTCAGTCGGCGGGCCTTCATCCGCTGTACCCTGCTGGTGTTCTTCAGTTTCTGCGCGATCACGCTGTGGGACGGTTATCACTTCCTCTTGGCCGACCCTGCGCTCGCCGCCTTGCAGGTGTGCATTCTGGCGATGGTGCTGGCGTGGCTGGTGCTTTACGCACGCTTCGTTCAAGTCTCGCGGCAACGCCAGCGCCAGCGCCGGTTTGCCTTGCAGGCGCATCAGGACACCCTGCGCGGGATGATGCGTCAGCTCGAAGACCTGGTCGCCACCGACGAATTGACCGGGTTGTTCAATCGCCGGCACTTTCTGCGCCTGGCCTCGCGTGAACTGAATGCCATGGACAACGACGTGGTGCACGGCCTGGCGTTGATCGATCTCGATCATTTCAAACGTATCAATGATCTGCACGGTCATGCTGCCGGCGATCAGGTGCTGCAGGCGTTCGCCGGCGTTGCGCAGGCGTGTCTGCGCGACGGCGATGTATTGGCGCGTTATGGTGGCGAGGAATTCGTGGTGCTGCTGCCCGATTGCAATGCCGAACGCTTGACCGCTTGCTGCGAGCGTCTGCGCATCGCCTTCACCGATGTCGAACTGGTGGGGCTGAGCGTGCGCAACCTCAGTCTGTCGGCGGGCATGACCCTGCTCGAACTGGGTGATGACCTCGACGACGCCTTGCAGCGTGCCGATCAGGCGCTGTACCGAGCCAAGCGTGACGGGCGCAATCGTTGTGCCGCGGCGTGGGAGAACGTCGATGCCTGA
- a CDS encoding iron-sulfur-binding ferredoxin reductase: MPELRVGEQQWSVAAGSNLLDALNQRGVAVPYSCRAGSCHACLVQCVQGLPADNRPDALSAEQRQQGWRLACQCQVTEDLQVHTFDPLTDGRPAVVEALDWLSDGVLRLRLTPQRPLRYSAGQHLVLWINHIARPYSLASLPEEDRFLEFHLDCRQPGEFSDAARRLQIGDAIRLGELRGGALHYDPDWHNRPLWLLAAGTGLGPLFGVLREALRQDHQGAIRVIHVAHDADAHYLAKPLAALAAQRENLSVELWTAAESAAALAQLRLVSRQTLALVCGSTASVDAFARRLYLAGLPRNQLLADVFLSRG; this comes from the coding sequence ATGCCTGAACTTCGCGTCGGTGAACAGCAATGGTCAGTGGCCGCGGGCAGCAACCTGCTCGATGCCCTCAATCAGCGTGGGGTCGCCGTGCCCTACAGCTGCCGCGCCGGCAGCTGTCATGCGTGTCTGGTGCAATGCGTGCAAGGTCTGCCGGCGGATAACCGTCCGGATGCGTTGAGCGCAGAACAGCGGCAACAGGGCTGGCGACTGGCCTGTCAGTGTCAGGTAACCGAAGACTTGCAGGTGCACACCTTCGATCCGCTGACCGACGGTCGCCCGGCCGTGGTCGAGGCGCTCGACTGGCTGAGCGACGGCGTGTTGCGTTTGCGCCTGACCCCACAGCGGCCGCTGCGCTACAGCGCCGGGCAACATCTGGTGTTGTGGATCAATCACATCGCCCGGCCATATTCGCTGGCAAGCCTGCCGGAAGAGGACCGCTTTCTCGAATTCCACCTCGATTGCCGCCAGCCCGGCGAATTCAGCGATGCCGCGCGGCGCCTGCAGATCGGCGACGCGATCCGCCTCGGCGAACTGCGTGGCGGCGCCTTGCATTACGACCCTGACTGGCACAACCGACCGCTGTGGCTGCTCGCCGCCGGCACCGGTCTGGGGCCGTTGTTCGGTGTCCTGCGCGAAGCCTTGCGTCAGGATCATCAGGGCGCCATTCGTGTCATTCATGTGGCCCATGACGCTGACGCGCACTACCTGGCCAAACCTTTGGCGGCACTGGCCGCGCAACGCGAAAACCTCAGCGTCGAGCTGTGGACGGCGGCCGAGTCAGCCGCCGCTTTGGCGCAACTGCGCCTTGTTTCCCGGCAAACCCTGGCCTTAGTCTGCGGCTCGACGGCCAGTGTCGACGCCTTTGCAAGGCGCCTGTATCTGGCCGGATTGCCGCGCAATCAACTGCTGGCCGATGTGTTTTTGAGCCGTGGTTGA
- a CDS encoding tetratricopeptide repeat protein, whose protein sequence is MRFVPIAALALSVLAVTGCTRWSMNHHLNNAYSAYDRGNCEQVMLELSKVERASRARPYVWPEVSMMRGQCLERQKMFVDAAQTYQFIIASYPNSEYAYRARARLETLQSLGHYPTRSAAAVVRPTRF, encoded by the coding sequence ATGCGATTCGTACCCATTGCCGCCCTTGCCCTCAGCGTCCTCGCCGTGACGGGCTGCACCCGTTGGTCGATGAACCATCATTTGAACAACGCCTACAGCGCCTATGATCGCGGCAATTGCGAGCAGGTCATGCTCGAGCTGTCCAAGGTCGAACGCGCCAGCCGTGCCCGCCCGTATGTGTGGCCGGAGGTGTCGATGATGCGCGGCCAGTGCCTGGAACGGCAGAAAATGTTTGTCGACGCGGCGCAGACCTACCAGTTCATCATCGCCTCGTACCCCAACAGCGAATACGCCTACCGCGCCCGCGCGCGTCTGGAAACCTTGCAGAGCCTGGGCCACTACCCGACGCGCAGCGCCGCTGCCGTGGTGCGCCCGACCCGCTTCTGA